Proteins from a genomic interval of Danio rerio strain Tuebingen ecotype United States chromosome 4, GRCz12tu, whole genome shotgun sequence:
- the LOC110439525 gene encoding uncharacterized protein: MAFIKVESEDLKIEETFTVKQEDLQEQTDLMVLKEEAHEQNEMEEKPQEITTDEKPTLTKKTSSRGRPRKSKSACNFGSKQSRKSFSQKSNLDVHTREKPYTCEQCGKSFGHIQGFENHMRIHTGEKPFSCKQCGKSFTQKANLDVHMRVHTKERPYTCEQCGKSFTYKQGFTTHMRIHTGERPYTCQQCKKSFYHPGNFAVHMRIHTGERPYTCQQCGKSFYQSGNFAAHMRIHTGERPYSCIQCGKSFKQNCTLEVHMRTHTGDRSFICTHCGKHFSQKHDLNIHMRIHTGEKPHTCTQCGKRFTQKTIRDNHMRIHTGEKPYRCTECGKTFPHKSTLKHHMKTHTGEKPFTCAQCGKRFTTKASLKNLMDNHTGTIVLTCDQCEKSLTRKDSIRKHIRKINSGEDPFRCSECGKGFKSKRSLNTHLKLHIG, from the exons atggcattTATTAAAGTAGAAAGTGAAGacctgaagattgaagaaacattcacagtcaaacaggaagatctgcaggaacaaacag atctGATGGTGTTGAAAGAAGAGGCTCATGAACAGAATGAAATGGAAGAGAAACCCCAAGAAAtaacgactgatgaaaaaccTACACTGACTAAAAAAACTTCATCACgtggaagacctcggaaatccaaatctGCGTGTAATTTCGGCAGTAAACAGAGTAGAAAGAGTTTTAGTCAAAagtcaaaccttgatgttcacactagggagaaaccttacacttgcgaacagtgtggaaagagttttggtcacATACAAGGCTTTGAaaaccacatgagaattcacactggagagaagcctttcagttgtaaacagtgtggaaagagtttcactcaAAAGgcaaaccttgatgttcacatgagagttcacacgaAGGAGAGgccttacacctgcgaacagtgtggaaagagttttacttATAAACAAGGCTTTACaacccacatgagaattcacactggagagaggccgtacacatgccaacagtgtaaAAAAAGCTTCTATCATCCAGGAAACTTTGcggtgcacatgagaattcacactggagagaggccgtatacatgccaacagtgtggaaaaagcttttaCCAATCAGGAAACTTTGCagcgcacatgagaattcacactggggagaggCCGTACTCTTGCatccagtgtggaaagagttttaagcaaaatTGCACCCTTGAAGTCCACATGAGAACACACACTGGAGACAGAAGTTTTATTTGCACACACTGTGGGAaacatttttctcaaaaacatGACCTtaacatccacatgaggattcacactggagaaaaacctcacacatgcacacagtgtGGGAAAAGGTTTACTCAAAAAACAATTCGTGACAACCACATGAGGATtcatactggagagaaaccttacagatGCACAGAGTGTGGGAAAACTTTCCCACATAAAAgcacactcaaacaccacatgaaaactcacactggagagaagccgtttacatgtgctcagtgtggaaagCGCTTCACAACCAAAGCTAGCCTCAAGAACCTCATGGATAatcacactggaaccatagtgttgACATGTGATCAGTGTGAAAAGAGTCTCACACGCAAAGACTCCATCAGGAAACACATCAGGAAGATTAACTCAGGAGAGGACCCTTTTAGATGCAGTGAatgtggaaagggctttaaaagTAAAAGAAGCCTCAACACTCACCTAAAGCTTCACATTGGATAG
- the LOC137491102 gene encoding uncharacterized protein isoform X2, protein MYHTESDRIEENEGSKEEKHHVKTEEKNIFLKRRNKNRFTCTQCGKSLANKSKLKIHMMIHTGEKPFTCTQCGKSFDCSSHLNRHMRIHTGEKPFACTQCGKSFNCLSHLNQHMMIHTGEKPFTCTQCRKSFYCSFSLNRHMRIHTGEKPFACTQCGKSFTCSSHLNQHMMIHTGEKPFTCTQCGKSFSQSSSLNQHVRIHTGEKPFTCTQCGKSFSLSTSLNYHMRIHTEERPFTCTQCGKSFIRSSYLNLHMRIHTGEKPFTCSQCGKSFSLSSSLNYHMRIHTDDRPFTCTRCGKSFTRSSHLNQHMKKNHSNALSVGSVFTAHSPLVDT, encoded by the coding sequence accgcattgaagagaatgaggggagtaaagaggagaaacatcatgtcaaaactgaggaaaaaaatatttttttgaaaaggagaaacaagaatcgtttcacctgtactcagtgtggaaagagtttggcaaacaaaagcaaacttaagattcacatgatgatccacactggagagaaaccattcacatgcactcagtgtggtaagagttttgactgctcatcacaccttaatcgacacatgaggatccacactggagagaaaccatttgcatgcactcagtgtgggaagagttttaactgcttatcacaccttaatcaacacatgatgatccacactggagagaaaccattcacatgcactcagtgtaggaagagtttttactgctcattctcccttaatcgacacatgaggatccacactggagagaaaccatttgcatgcactcagtgtgggaagagttttacctgctcatcacaccttaatcaacacatgatgatccacactggagagaaaccatttacttgcactcagtgtgggaagagtttcagccaatcatcatctctTAATCAACAcgtgaggatccacactggagagaaaccattcacatgcactcagtgtgggaagagttttagcctatcaacatcccttaattaccacatgaggatccacactgaagagagaccattcacatgcactcagtgtgggaagagttttatccggtcatcataccttaatctacacatgaggatacacactggagagaaaccattcacatgcagtcagtgtgggaagagtttcagcctatcatcatcccttaattaccacatgaggatccacactgatgatagaccattcacatgcactcggtgtgggaagagttttacccgctcatcacaccttaatcaacacatgaagaaaaaccattcaaatgcactcagtgtaggaagCGTTTTTACTGCTCATTCTCCCTTAGTAGACACATGA
- the LOC137491102 gene encoding uncharacterized protein isoform X1, whose protein sequence is MAFIKEESEDVKIEETFTVKQEDLQEQTDRIEENEGSKEEKHHVKTEEKNIFLKRRNKNRFTCTQCGKSLANKSKLKIHMMIHTGEKPFTCTQCGKSFDCSSHLNRHMRIHTGEKPFACTQCGKSFNCLSHLNQHMMIHTGEKPFTCTQCRKSFYCSFSLNRHMRIHTGEKPFACTQCGKSFTCSSHLNQHMMIHTGEKPFTCTQCGKSFSQSSSLNQHVRIHTGEKPFTCTQCGKSFSLSTSLNYHMRIHTEERPFTCTQCGKSFIRSSYLNLHMRIHTGEKPFTCSQCGKSFSLSSSLNYHMRIHTDDRPFTCTRCGKSFTRSSHLNQHMKKNHSNALSVGSVFTAHSPLVDT, encoded by the coding sequence accgcattgaagagaatgaggggagtaaagaggagaaacatcatgtcaaaactgaggaaaaaaatatttttttgaaaaggagaaacaagaatcgtttcacctgtactcagtgtggaaagagtttggcaaacaaaagcaaacttaagattcacatgatgatccacactggagagaaaccattcacatgcactcagtgtggtaagagttttgactgctcatcacaccttaatcgacacatgaggatccacactggagagaaaccatttgcatgcactcagtgtgggaagagttttaactgcttatcacaccttaatcaacacatgatgatccacactggagagaaaccattcacatgcactcagtgtaggaagagtttttactgctcattctcccttaatcgacacatgaggatccacactggagagaaaccatttgcatgcactcagtgtgggaagagttttacctgctcatcacaccttaatcaacacatgatgatccacactggagagaaaccatttacttgcactcagtgtgggaagagtttcagccaatcatcatctctTAATCAACAcgtgaggatccacactggagagaaaccattcacatgcactcagtgtgggaagagttttagcctatcaacatcccttaattaccacatgaggatccacactgaagagagaccattcacatgcactcagtgtgggaagagttttatccggtcatcataccttaatctacacatgaggatacacactggagagaaaccattcacatgcagtcagtgtgggaagagtttcagcctatcatcatcccttaattaccacatgaggatccacactgatgatagaccattcacatgcactcggtgtgggaagagttttacccgctcatcacaccttaatcaacacatgaagaaaaaccattcaaatgcactcagtgtaggaagCGTTTTTACTGCTCATTCTCCCTTAGTAGACACATGA